A part of Desulfofundulus salinus genomic DNA contains:
- a CDS encoding MFS transporter yields METAKNVLGKVSRYRWIVLIVLWLVYIINYFDRIAVLTFLPLIRSDLGLTAAQAGLGASLFFFAYAIAQFTGGWLADRIGPKKVMYIAITTFTAVTFVTGFIRNFTHFILVRLGLGFFEGHHFSPSHKAIANWFPKVEKGRAAGFFSTSWAVGPAIIPIIITWVAAFYGSWRPVFFWLAVPGIIGILLLWYFVADKPEEMVRRGRMTQAEADYIEAGVVSESVKGDSKGGLTVVARDVYFWMYCIVLFMNLAIYWGSTTWISSFLYEQHGFSLKTMGALVSLPYAVAFVAMILGGWLTDNVFKNKTRPVLLISYLVSIPVLLYIGMIPKGNVSMIVAMLALMGFFVNLSFGAVYAYPQIRYPREVVGSAVGISNGFGQFGSFVAPLIAGYLVVEKAGGGASYTNVFIFFSAMAVIAAVLTLFLSEKPLTATLPKSESTVKA; encoded by the coding sequence GTGGAAACCGCAAAAAATGTTTTGGGCAAGGTATCCCGGTACCGGTGGATAGTACTTATTGTTCTTTGGCTTGTCTATATTATTAACTACTTTGACCGTATTGCGGTACTGACGTTTCTGCCACTTATCCGGAGCGATCTGGGACTGACGGCTGCCCAGGCCGGTCTTGGTGCATCCCTGTTTTTCTTCGCCTATGCGATTGCTCAGTTTACCGGCGGGTGGCTTGCCGACCGCATTGGGCCAAAGAAGGTGATGTATATTGCTATCACTACCTTCACTGCCGTTACCTTTGTCACGGGGTTCATTCGTAATTTCACCCACTTCATCCTTGTTCGATTAGGACTGGGTTTCTTCGAAGGTCACCATTTCTCTCCTTCTCATAAAGCCATTGCCAACTGGTTTCCTAAAGTGGAAAAAGGTCGGGCTGCTGGATTCTTCTCCACCTCGTGGGCTGTGGGGCCCGCTATTATTCCGATAATCATCACATGGGTGGCTGCTTTTTACGGGAGCTGGCGACCGGTGTTCTTCTGGCTGGCCGTTCCGGGGATTATCGGTATCCTGTTGCTCTGGTACTTTGTGGCTGATAAGCCGGAAGAAATGGTCCGGCGGGGCCGGATGACCCAGGCGGAGGCCGACTACATTGAAGCTGGTGTGGTGTCGGAGTCCGTAAAGGGTGATTCTAAAGGTGGGCTAACTGTTGTGGCCAGGGACGTGTACTTCTGGATGTATTGCATTGTCCTGTTCATGAACCTGGCAATCTATTGGGGCAGCACCACATGGATTTCCTCCTTCCTTTATGAACAGCATGGTTTTAGCCTGAAAACTATGGGTGCCCTGGTTTCCCTACCCTATGCCGTAGCCTTTGTGGCCATGATTCTGGGCGGCTGGCTCACCGATAATGTATTTAAGAACAAGACCCGTCCTGTACTGCTAATCTCCTATCTTGTAAGCATTCCGGTTCTGTTGTACATTGGGATGATTCCCAAAGGAAACGTATCCATGATCGTGGCCATGCTGGCGCTGATGGGATTCTTTGTAAACTTGAGCTTTGGGGCGGTTTACGCCTATCCGCAGATCCGTTACCCGCGAGAGGTTGTGGGCAGTGCGGTAGGAATTTCTAACGGGTTTGGCCAGTTCGGTTCCTTTGTGGCTCCACTCATTGCCGGTTATCTGGTGGTGGAGAAGGCTGGCGGAGGGGCTTCTTATACAAACGTATTTATCTTCTTTTCAGCCATGGCCGTGATTGCTGCCGTGCTTACCCTTTTCCTGAGTGAGAAACCACTGACCGCTACCCTACCGAAATCCGAATCCACAGTAAAGGCATAA
- a CDS encoding SDR family NAD(P)-dependent oxidoreductase gives MKFPTFGLNGRVALVTGSTKGIGYGIALALAGAGADLVIVSRNQADCDRVADEIRGMGRRAIGVATDVTQNDQVQKLVERTVAEYGRIDILVNNAGTAITKRAEDLTEADFERVVALDQRAVFFVAQAVGRQMIKQGGGRIINVASILGLVGERQVLPYCVAKGGVIQMTRALALEWAKYNISVNALCPGYVITPMNEADLKNEKIYNHLLRNIPMRRLGRIEDMAGAVVFMASDAASYMTGQCLVIDGGWTAQ, from the coding sequence ATGAAATTTCCCACGTTTGGTTTAAACGGTAGAGTGGCCCTGGTTACGGGATCCACCAAGGGTATTGGCTACGGTATTGCGCTGGCGCTGGCCGGGGCCGGAGCGGATCTGGTTATAGTCAGTCGGAATCAGGCCGATTGTGACCGTGTGGCCGATGAAATTCGTGGCATGGGCCGCCGGGCTATAGGTGTCGCCACCGATGTAACCCAAAATGATCAGGTGCAGAAACTGGTGGAAAGGACCGTGGCGGAATATGGCAGGATTGATATCCTGGTGAACAACGCCGGTACTGCCATTACGAAGAGGGCAGAAGACCTGACGGAAGCGGATTTTGAGCGGGTGGTGGCCCTTGACCAGCGGGCGGTCTTTTTTGTTGCCCAGGCCGTGGGCCGGCAGATGATCAAGCAGGGCGGCGGTCGAATCATCAACGTAGCCTCCATCCTTGGACTGGTGGGCGAACGCCAGGTGCTGCCCTATTGCGTGGCCAAGGGTGGTGTCATCCAGATGACCAGGGCATTGGCACTGGAATGGGCCAAATACAACATCAGTGTCAATGCCCTCTGTCCAGGCTATGTCATTACTCCCATGAATGAGGCTGATTTGAAGAACGAAAAGATTTATAACCACCTGCTCAGGAATATTCCCATGCGCCGGCTCGGACGGATTGAAGACATGGCCGGAGCGGTGGTCTTCATGGCTTCCGATGCCGCCAGTTATATGACTGGCCAGTGCCTGGTCATTGACGGGGGGTGGACGGCCCAGTAA